One Williamsia phyllosphaerae DNA segment encodes these proteins:
- the trmB gene encoding tRNA (guanosine(46)-N7)-methyltransferase TrmB → MTAEDLRDRARLYPRVTSFRSRRGSLTPAQQHNWETLWPIVGRDATDTRLDLEQWFGRSAPVIMEIGSGTGTSTAAMAKLEPGIDVLAVEVYKPGLAQLLGFIQREDIDNIRIVRGDAVVVLREMVPTAFFAGIRIFFPDPWPKARHHKRRLIQSGTLGLIADAVVDDGVVHIATDHADYAEWIAEELAAQELLVPLEGEAPFSLDRPTTKFEGRADREGRSVTEFVLRRIPRAGEH, encoded by the coding sequence ATGACCGCCGAGGATCTGCGGGACCGGGCTCGGCTGTATCCCCGGGTCACCAGTTTCCGGTCGCGCCGCGGGTCGCTGACCCCCGCCCAGCAGCACAACTGGGAGACATTGTGGCCGATCGTCGGTCGCGACGCCACGGACACACGCCTCGATCTCGAGCAGTGGTTCGGACGCAGCGCGCCGGTGATCATGGAGATCGGATCGGGCACCGGCACCTCGACCGCCGCGATGGCGAAACTCGAACCGGGGATCGACGTGCTCGCGGTGGAGGTCTACAAACCCGGACTCGCCCAACTCCTGGGCTTCATACAGCGCGAGGACATCGACAACATCCGCATCGTGCGTGGCGACGCCGTCGTGGTGCTGCGCGAGATGGTCCCGACCGCGTTCTTCGCCGGCATCCGCATCTTCTTCCCCGACCCCTGGCCCAAGGCCCGGCACCACAAGCGTCGACTCATCCAGTCCGGCACGCTGGGACTCATCGCCGACGCGGTCGTCGACGACGGTGTCGTGCACATCGCCACCGACCACGCCGACTACGCCGAGTGGATCGCCGAGGAGCTCGCGGCGCAGGAACTGCTGGTCCCGCTCGAGGGCGAGGCGCCGTTCTCGCTGGATCGTCCGACCACCAAATTCGAGGGCCGCGCCGACCGTGAGGGACGCTCGGTCACCGAGTTCGTCCTCCGGCGCATCCCCAGGGCAGGAGAGCACTGA
- a CDS encoding NYN domain-containing protein encodes MGDDASPNMGGYGTGIAEGPGVARTISGTSPASRVLLIWDAPNLDMGLGAILGGRPTTAHRPRFDALGRWLLARTADISDTHEGEVEPEATVFTNIVPGSAEVVRPWVEALRNVGFAVFAKPKLADDTDVDSDMLDHIELRRHTVGLAGLIVASADGQAFREPLEDVAADGTPVTVLGFREHASWAVTSDIVEFVDLEDISGVFREPLPRINLDSLPDDGAWLAPFRPLTALLSGRQN; translated from the coding sequence ATGGGCGACGACGCGTCACCGAACATGGGCGGGTACGGCACCGGGATCGCCGAGGGGCCGGGGGTCGCCCGGACCATCTCCGGCACCAGCCCGGCGTCGCGGGTCCTGCTCATCTGGGACGCCCCCAACCTCGACATGGGTCTCGGCGCGATCCTCGGCGGACGTCCCACCACCGCCCACCGACCACGCTTCGACGCGCTCGGTCGGTGGCTGCTCGCGCGGACCGCGGACATCTCCGACACCCACGAGGGTGAGGTCGAACCCGAGGCGACCGTGTTCACCAACATCGTCCCGGGCAGCGCCGAAGTGGTCCGGCCGTGGGTCGAGGCGTTGCGTAACGTGGGCTTCGCCGTTTTCGCCAAGCCCAAGCTCGCCGACGACACCGACGTCGATTCGGACATGCTCGACCACATCGAGCTGCGCAGGCACACTGTGGGGCTGGCGGGGCTGATCGTGGCGTCGGCCGACGGTCAGGCCTTCCGGGAGCCACTCGAGGACGTCGCGGCCGACGGCACGCCCGTCACGGTCCTGGGTTTCCGGGAGCACGCCAGCTGGGCGGTCACCTCCGACATCGTCGAGTTCGTCGATCTCGAGGACATCTCCGGGGTGTTCCGGGAGCCCCTGCCGCGGATCAACCTCGATTCGCTGCCCGACGACGGCGCCTGGTTGGCTCCGTTCCGTCCGTTGACGGCGCTGCTCTCCGGCCGTCAGAACTAG
- a CDS encoding MMPL family transporter, translating into MFGAIGTFVFRMRFAVIAVMIVLMGGLGLYGLGLGKNLSQSGFFDDGSQSVKGSQLADTTFGRDHKSDIVLLITPPSGTKVDDAAFGTKVEKFVDEMIRDHGDVVDRNDPGIIDPFAPATSTAAKAAQDQIRAQTFDASRDHAFISIGVRGNDDTTVLNNYKKLEPAFDNIAGRYDLPGAQFQLAGLQPIANAISNGTAEDTTRAEVIALPLVALMLFFIFGGVVAAVLPVIIGGLTIAGATGILNALAQTTEVNFFAQPVISLIGLGIAIDYGLFIVSRFREELAEGYPPKLAVKRTVMTAGQTVVFSATIIVAALACLLIFPQGFLKSVAYGAICAVSLAALLSVTVLPGILGILGPRIDMLGFKFLRRTKTKKEIEDGFWGKLAGWVMRHPLKTAIPTVLLLLVLIIPFSNISFGGITEKYLPPGNDFRSAQQDFDRIFPTQRTEDIKLVIPYDENSNDDGTKLQTIADEANKIPGFTKQFSLDSAQGAQTGSIEGTNTGVVQMSAGLIDRNTAGDAVTALRAIDTQGLTMYVAGTPALTQDSIDALLDNLPLMVVLLISVTFLLMFLQFGSVVLPIKAALMSALGLGSTLGVLTWIFIDGHGSSLFNFTPGPLMSAVLVLIIAIIYGLSTDYEVFLLSRMVEARQKGATTTEAIRSGTAHTGRIITAAAAILVVVVGAFGFSEIVMMKYIAFGIIAALILDATVIRMLLVPAIMKLLGDDCWWAPKWMQAVQRKIGLGETVLDDEPGRATIPGSSRDAGTVVAQVPTMAMATAGGRGAGPRPAAPRPVGPERSAPDRVPPRDGRPLPPRPVVGRGGPPSRDQSPHDGPVRPNVRRVDADAPAGPRRPPPPQDSGPIAPSRPSRDTTTGARPPAPAGTGAPRGRASSARPDTGGWSLGDSGIRLGGAISARPPSGGDQPRSNGSSAVSNGAPTSAGPTTGRGPEPMPVRGGRPVPPERTGARPPAAPVGPSGSADRGPLGRRPSLEDQRNGRPLIASLSPEDDPRDADRTDARTDDHDSSGRRHERGDDRQISVQELLRRRNNNGG; encoded by the coding sequence GTGTTCGGAGCCATTGGCACATTCGTGTTCCGGATGCGCTTCGCCGTCATCGCCGTGATGATCGTCCTGATGGGCGGCCTCGGCCTGTACGGCCTCGGTCTCGGCAAGAACCTCTCCCAGAGCGGGTTCTTCGACGACGGGTCGCAGTCGGTGAAGGGATCGCAGCTCGCCGACACCACGTTCGGCCGCGATCACAAGTCCGACATCGTCCTGCTGATCACGCCACCGTCGGGGACCAAGGTCGACGACGCCGCGTTCGGCACCAAGGTCGAGAAGTTCGTCGACGAGATGATCCGCGACCACGGCGACGTCGTGGACCGCAACGATCCGGGCATCATCGACCCGTTCGCACCGGCGACGAGCACCGCAGCGAAGGCCGCCCAGGACCAGATCCGGGCGCAGACCTTCGACGCCTCCCGCGACCACGCCTTCATCAGCATCGGTGTCCGCGGCAACGACGACACCACCGTCCTCAACAACTACAAGAAGCTCGAGCCGGCCTTCGACAACATCGCAGGCCGCTACGACCTGCCCGGGGCGCAGTTCCAGCTCGCCGGTCTGCAACCGATCGCCAACGCGATCTCCAACGGCACGGCCGAGGACACCACGCGCGCCGAGGTCATCGCGCTGCCACTGGTCGCACTGATGCTGTTCTTCATCTTCGGCGGTGTCGTGGCCGCGGTGCTGCCGGTCATCATCGGTGGCCTGACCATCGCGGGCGCCACCGGCATCCTCAACGCCCTCGCCCAGACCACCGAGGTCAACTTCTTCGCCCAACCGGTCATCTCGCTCATCGGTCTGGGTATCGCCATCGACTACGGGTTGTTCATCGTCAGCAGGTTCCGAGAAGAGTTGGCGGAGGGTTATCCGCCGAAACTCGCGGTGAAACGGACGGTGATGACCGCCGGTCAGACGGTGGTGTTCTCGGCGACCATCATCGTCGCGGCCCTGGCGTGTCTGCTGATCTTCCCGCAGGGCTTCCTCAAGTCGGTCGCCTACGGCGCGATCTGCGCGGTGAGCCTCGCCGCGCTGCTGTCGGTGACGGTACTTCCCGGCATCCTCGGCATCCTCGGACCGCGCATCGACATGCTCGGCTTCAAGTTCCTGCGTCGCACCAAGACCAAGAAGGAGATCGAGGACGGCTTCTGGGGCAAGCTCGCCGGCTGGGTCATGCGCCACCCGCTCAAGACCGCCATCCCGACGGTCCTGCTGCTCCTCGTGCTCATCATCCCGTTCAGCAACATCTCGTTCGGCGGCATCACCGAGAAGTACCTTCCGCCGGGCAACGACTTCCGCAGCGCGCAGCAGGATTTCGACCGCATCTTCCCGACGCAGCGCACCGAGGACATCAAGCTCGTCATCCCCTACGACGAGAACAGCAACGACGACGGCACCAAGCTCCAGACCATCGCCGACGAGGCCAACAAGATCCCCGGCTTCACCAAGCAGTTCAGCCTCGACAGCGCCCAGGGCGCCCAGACCGGCAGCATCGAGGGCACGAACACCGGCGTGGTCCAGATGTCCGCGGGTCTCATCGACCGCAACACCGCGGGCGACGCGGTCACGGCGTTGCGGGCGATTGACACCCAGGGCCTCACGATGTACGTCGCGGGCACCCCGGCCCTGACCCAGGACTCCATCGACGCCCTGCTCGACAACCTGCCGCTGATGGTCGTGTTGCTGATCTCGGTGACGTTCCTGCTGATGTTCCTGCAGTTCGGGTCCGTGGTGCTGCCGATCAAGGCGGCGCTGATGTCGGCGCTGGGCCTCGGGTCCACGCTCGGTGTGCTCACCTGGATCTTCATCGACGGGCACGGCTCGTCGCTGTTCAACTTCACGCCGGGACCGCTGATGTCGGCGGTGCTGGTCCTGATCATCGCGATCATCTACGGGCTGTCCACCGACTACGAGGTGTTCCTGCTCTCCCGGATGGTGGAGGCCAGACAGAAGGGCGCGACCACCACCGAGGCCATCCGCAGCGGTACCGCCCACACCGGTCGCATCATCACCGCGGCCGCGGCGATCCTCGTGGTGGTGGTCGGGGCCTTCGGGTTCTCCGAGATCGTGATGATGAAGTACATCGCGTTCGGCATCATCGCGGCGCTCATCCTCGACGCCACCGTCATCCGCATGCTGCTGGTCCCCGCGATCATGAAACTGCTCGGCGACGACTGCTGGTGGGCACCGAAGTGGATGCAGGCCGTCCAGCGCAAGATCGGCCTCGGCGAGACCGTCCTGGACGACGAGCCCGGTCGCGCGACCATCCCCGGATCGAGTCGCGACGCGGGAACCGTTGTCGCGCAGGTGCCCACGATGGCGATGGCCACCGCGGGCGGGCGCGGTGCCGGACCCCGTCCTGCCGCACCACGCCCGGTCGGTCCGGAACGCTCCGCCCCGGACCGCGTCCCGCCGCGCGACGGCCGACCGCTGCCCCCGCGACCCGTCGTCGGTCGCGGAGGACCTCCCTCGCGGGACCAGTCGCCACACGACGGTCCGGTCCGGCCGAACGTGCGTCGGGTCGACGCCGACGCCCCGGCCGGTCCTCGACGCCCACCGCCCCCGCAGGACAGCGGCCCCATCGCACCGTCTCGCCCCAGCCGGGACACCACGACCGGCGCTCGTCCGCCTGCGCCCGCCGGGACCGGCGCGCCCCGCGGACGCGCGAGCAGTGCGCGTCCCGACACCGGCGGCTGGAGCCTCGGCGACAGCGGCATCCGTCTCGGAGGCGCGATCAGTGCCCGACCGCCGAGCGGCGGCGACCAGCCCCGTTCCAACGGCTCGTCGGCAGTATCGAACGGTGCTCCCACATCCGCGGGCCCGACCACCGGGCGCGGTCCGGAGCCGATGCCGGTACGGGGTGGACGTCCGGTGCCGCCCGAGCGCACCGGCGCCCGTCCCCCTGCCGCCCCCGTCGGTCCGTCCGGGTCGGCCGACCGCGGCCCGCTCGGTCGGCGTCCGTCGCTGGAGGACCAGCGCAACGGCCGTCCGCTGATCGCGTCGTTGAGTCCCGAGGACGATCCGCGCGACGCCGACCGGACAGACGCCCGTACCGACGACCACGATTCCAGTGGCCGTCGGCACGAGCGGGGCGATGATCGTCAGATCAGCGTTCAGGAGCTGTTGCGTCGTCGGAACAACAACGGCGGGTAG